One window of the Amycolatopsis mediterranei genome contains the following:
- a CDS encoding LacI family DNA-binding transcriptional regulator encodes MTRRLAEVARQVGVSEATVSRVLNGRSGVSASTRAAVLTALDVMGYERPTQLRGERARLVGLVLPELQNPIFPALAEIMGNALAQQGFTPVLCTRTAGGVSEAEYVELLLQQQVSGVVFAGGLYAQADAVHSHYHHLVERRLPTVLINAAVDHLGLPQVSCDDAVAVEQVVGHLSSLGHEKIGLVLGPSDHVPSQRKLEAFRSYAAKLGLPVLDELIEHGMFSIEGGHAAAARLYPRGATAVLCASDLLALGAIRAARRQGLSVPDDVSVVGYDDSALMNCTDPPLTTTRQPIEAMGRAVVELLVKRINGGEVAAEELLFAPELVVRGSTARRTA; translated from the coding sequence ATGACGCGTCGTCTTGCCGAAGTCGCCCGCCAGGTCGGGGTCAGCGAAGCCACGGTCAGCCGGGTGCTCAACGGCCGGTCCGGGGTGTCCGCGAGCACCCGCGCCGCCGTGCTCACCGCCCTGGACGTGATGGGCTACGAACGGCCCACCCAGCTGCGCGGCGAACGGGCCCGGCTGGTCGGGCTGGTGCTGCCGGAGCTGCAGAACCCGATCTTCCCCGCGCTGGCCGAGATCATGGGCAACGCCCTCGCCCAGCAGGGGTTCACGCCGGTGCTCTGCACGCGGACGGCGGGCGGGGTGTCCGAGGCGGAGTACGTCGAGCTGCTCCTGCAGCAGCAGGTGTCGGGCGTGGTGTTCGCCGGCGGCCTGTACGCGCAGGCGGACGCGGTCCACTCCCACTACCACCACCTCGTCGAGCGACGGCTGCCGACGGTGCTGATCAACGCGGCGGTCGACCACCTCGGCCTGCCCCAGGTCTCGTGCGACGACGCGGTGGCCGTCGAGCAGGTCGTCGGGCACCTGAGCTCGCTCGGGCACGAGAAGATCGGCCTCGTCCTCGGCCCGTCCGACCACGTTCCGTCGCAGCGGAAGCTGGAGGCGTTCCGCTCCTACGCGGCAAAGCTCGGGCTGCCGGTGCTGGACGAGCTGATCGAGCACGGGATGTTTTCGATCGAGGGTGGCCACGCGGCGGCAGCGCGCCTGTACCCGCGCGGCGCCACGGCGGTGCTCTGCGCGAGCGACCTGCTGGCCCTCGGCGCGATCCGCGCGGCCCGTCGGCAGGGCCTGTCGGTGCCCGACGACGTTTCGGTGGTCGGCTACGACGACTCGGCCCTGATGAACTGCACCGACCCGCCCCTGACGACCACCCGCCAGCCGATCGAGGCGATGGGCCGGGCGGTGGTGGAACTGCTGGTCAAGCGCATCAACGGCGGCGAGGTGGCGGCCGAAGAGCTGCTGTTCGCCCCGGAACTGGTGGTCCGCGGGTCCACGGCCCGCCGCACCGCCTGA
- a CDS encoding ABC transporter substrate-binding protein, translated as MSSTWSRTVSRRTLCLLAAGGLALSLTSCGDGESTPAGGKVKITVTGQPPTSQPFERSVFDADVKEFEASHPNIQIEPHEGFMDPKTFSAKLAGGQLEDVYYVYFTDPAQIIARHQAADITEAAKSVPHVNDLKPELLDNFRDAGGKLYGLPTMNYTMGLLYSRPLFQKAGLDPDKPPQTWDEVREAAKKISALGNGVVGYADYSKNNQGGWHMTGWLYSMGGDIARKDGDKWVADFANEKGKQALQYLHDMRWTDNSMGAKQLLEAQDVQRMMGAGQLGMYMAAPDNVPVLVKQFNGKYEDYGIAGMPGGQGTLLGGEGYMLNPKASPEKIKAGLEWIQWKYLNPDRFEKHIRQYADGKQPVGLPAEPTPDIWTGAVREQQLTLKAKYANVPAKNFQSYVDTTSKIKGSIEPPDAQQIYAALDSVMQAVLTDQNANLDQQLSSAASKVNSVLAQVK; from the coding sequence ATGAGCAGTACCTGGTCCCGGACCGTCTCCCGCCGAACGTTGTGCCTGCTGGCCGCAGGCGGGCTCGCCCTGAGTCTGACCTCCTGCGGGGACGGCGAAAGCACGCCGGCCGGCGGCAAGGTCAAGATCACCGTCACCGGTCAGCCGCCGACCAGCCAGCCGTTCGAGCGCAGCGTCTTCGACGCCGACGTCAAGGAGTTCGAGGCTTCTCACCCGAACATCCAGATCGAGCCCCACGAGGGGTTCATGGACCCGAAGACGTTCTCCGCGAAGCTCGCCGGCGGGCAGCTCGAAGACGTCTACTACGTCTACTTCACCGATCCGGCGCAGATCATCGCCCGCCACCAAGCCGCCGACATCACCGAAGCCGCGAAGAGCGTCCCGCACGTCAACGACCTCAAGCCGGAACTGCTGGACAACTTCCGGGACGCCGGCGGCAAGCTGTACGGCCTGCCCACGATGAACTACACGATGGGCCTGCTCTACAGCCGCCCGCTGTTCCAGAAGGCCGGGCTCGACCCGGACAAGCCGCCGCAGACCTGGGACGAAGTCCGCGAAGCCGCGAAGAAGATCTCCGCGCTCGGCAACGGTGTCGTCGGGTACGCCGACTACAGCAAGAACAACCAGGGCGGCTGGCACATGACCGGCTGGCTGTACTCGATGGGCGGCGACATCGCCCGCAAGGACGGCGACAAGTGGGTCGCCGACTTCGCCAACGAGAAGGGCAAGCAAGCCCTGCAGTACCTGCACGACATGCGGTGGACCGACAACTCCATGGGCGCCAAGCAGCTGCTCGAAGCCCAGGACGTCCAGCGGATGATGGGCGCCGGCCAGCTCGGCATGTACATGGCCGCCCCGGACAACGTCCCGGTGCTGGTCAAGCAGTTCAACGGCAAGTACGAGGACTACGGCATCGCGGGCATGCCCGGCGGCCAGGGCACCCTGCTCGGCGGCGAGGGTTACATGCTCAACCCGAAGGCGTCGCCGGAGAAGATCAAGGCCGGCCTCGAGTGGATCCAGTGGAAGTACCTCAACCCGGACCGCTTTGAAAAGCACATCCGGCAGTACGCCGACGGCAAGCAGCCGGTCGGCCTGCCCGCCGAGCCGACCCCCGACATCTGGACCGGCGCGGTCCGCGAGCAGCAGCTGACGCTGAAGGCCAAGTACGCCAACGTCCCCGCGAAGAACTTCCAGTCCTATGTAGACACTACGAGCAAGATCAAGGGCAGCATCGAGCCGCCGGACGCGCAGCAGATCTACGCCGCGCTCGACAGCGTCATGCAGGCGGTACTGACGGACCAGAACGCGAACCTCGACCAGCAGCTGTCCTCGGCCGCGTCGAAGGTCAACAGTGTCCTCGCCCAGGTCAAGTAG
- a CDS encoding carbohydrate ABC transporter permease, whose translation MSSPRSSSLLAWPAAKPSRAGRPAVSPEERRRTRLKRKLKENLTAYGLLCAALVVFALFSWYPIVRGVLLSFQQVDFVNAPTWVGFGNFTRLFEDPLFGVAWRNTLLFTGLALVFGFAVPFLTAVLLNELRHAKAFFRLAVYLPVMLPPVVTALMWKWFYDPGPGLFNSALGAAGLPGGQWLDSSTTAMLSLVFVSTWANMGSTTLIYLAALGTIPGELYEAAELDGAGLWKRLRHVTFPQTRFVLLVLLLLQIVATMQVFTEPYVMTGGGPDDSTVTVLLLLYRYAFVYNDFGSASAMSLLLFVALGVFSAWYVRLTRKADQS comes from the coding sequence GTGTCCTCGCCCAGGTCAAGTAGCCTGCTCGCCTGGCCCGCGGCGAAACCGTCGCGGGCCGGGCGCCCGGCCGTCTCGCCAGAAGAACGCCGGCGCACCCGGCTCAAGCGCAAGCTCAAGGAGAACCTCACCGCGTACGGCCTGCTCTGCGCCGCCCTCGTGGTGTTCGCGTTGTTCTCCTGGTACCCGATCGTGCGCGGTGTCCTGCTGAGCTTCCAGCAGGTCGACTTCGTCAACGCGCCGACGTGGGTCGGCTTCGGCAACTTCACGCGGCTGTTCGAAGACCCGCTGTTCGGCGTCGCCTGGCGCAACACGCTGCTGTTCACCGGGCTGGCGCTGGTGTTCGGCTTCGCCGTCCCGTTCTTGACGGCCGTGCTGCTGAACGAGCTCCGCCACGCGAAGGCGTTCTTCCGGCTCGCCGTCTACCTGCCGGTGATGCTGCCGCCGGTGGTGACGGCGCTGATGTGGAAGTGGTTCTACGACCCCGGTCCCGGCCTGTTCAACTCCGCGCTCGGCGCGGCCGGCCTGCCCGGCGGGCAGTGGCTCGATTCCTCCACCACCGCGATGCTGTCGCTGGTGTTCGTCTCGACGTGGGCCAACATGGGCAGCACCACGCTGATCTACCTGGCCGCGCTCGGCACGATCCCCGGCGAGCTCTACGAAGCCGCGGAGCTCGACGGCGCCGGGTTGTGGAAACGGCTGCGGCACGTGACGTTCCCGCAGACGCGGTTCGTCCTGCTGGTGCTGCTCCTGCTGCAGATCGTCGCGACCATGCAGGTGTTCACCGAGCCGTACGTGATGACCGGCGGCGGCCCGGACGACTCGACGGTGACCGTGCTCCTGCTGCTCTACCGCTACGCCTTCGTCTACAACGACTTCGGGTCGGCGAGCGCGATGAGCCTGCTGCTGTTCGTGGCGCTCGGCGTGTTTTCGGCGTGGTACGTCCGGCTGACGCGGAAGGCGGACCAGTCATGA
- a CDS encoding carbohydrate ABC transporter permease, which translates to MRTLVSPGALRSPRGKVVYGVVFAGTLAVFLLAFMFPLYWVVTGAMKSPQELAQTPATLVPHEWHPETFADAWDQLSLGKYFLNTLVVAGGAWLAQLAIDVPAAFALSKLRPKFGNVVLGLMLATLMLPATALLVPTYVTVTDLPLLHLNLINSPAAVWLPAAANAFNIYLLKRFFDQIPDELIEAARLDGAGPVRTLWRIILPISRPILAVVSILAVVTAWKDFIWPLLVFPDTGKQTLSVMLQRVAIDMPLNVLVAGMVLASLPMVALFLAFQRQILAGLTAGSLKG; encoded by the coding sequence ATGAGGACCCTCGTCTCCCCCGGCGCGCTGCGCAGCCCGCGCGGCAAAGTCGTTTACGGCGTCGTGTTCGCGGGCACGCTCGCGGTGTTCTTGCTGGCGTTCATGTTCCCGCTCTACTGGGTCGTCACGGGCGCGATGAAGTCGCCGCAGGAGCTGGCGCAGACGCCGGCGACGCTCGTCCCGCACGAGTGGCACCCGGAAACGTTCGCCGACGCCTGGGACCAGCTCAGCCTGGGCAAGTACTTCCTCAACACGCTCGTCGTCGCCGGCGGCGCGTGGCTGGCGCAGCTGGCCATCGACGTCCCGGCCGCGTTCGCGCTGTCGAAGCTGCGGCCGAAGTTCGGCAACGTCGTGCTCGGGCTCATGTTGGCCACGCTGATGCTGCCCGCCACCGCGTTGCTCGTCCCCACCTACGTGACGGTGACGGACCTGCCGCTGCTGCACCTCAACCTGATCAACTCACCGGCCGCGGTCTGGCTGCCCGCGGCGGCGAACGCGTTCAACATCTACCTGCTCAAACGGTTCTTCGACCAGATCCCGGACGAGCTGATCGAAGCGGCTCGCCTCGACGGGGCCGGGCCGGTGCGCACGCTCTGGCGGATCATCCTGCCGATTTCGCGGCCGATCCTGGCCGTCGTGTCGATCCTCGCGGTGGTCACCGCGTGGAAGGACTTCATCTGGCCGCTGCTGGTGTTCCCGGACACCGGGAAGCAGACGCTCTCGGTGATGCTGCAGCGGGTGGCGATCGACATGCCGCTCAACGTGCTCGTCGCCGGGATGGTGCTGGCCAGCCTGCCGATGGTGGCGCTGTTCCTGGCCTTCCAGCGGCAGATCCTCGCCGGGCTGACCGCCGGCAGTCTCAAGGGCTGA
- a CDS encoding glycoside hydrolase family 13 protein yields the protein MTDKTGWWRSAAIYQVYIRSFADGNGDGVGDLAGVRARLDHLADLGIDAIWFTPWYPSPMDDGGYDVADFRDIEPLFGTLAEAEDLIAEAHTRGIRVIIDIVPNHCSDEHRWFQAALEAGPGSPERQRFWFRPGRGPDGSEPPNNWKSRFGGSAWTRVPDGEWYLHLYSSRQPDFNWDNPEIRTEFEDVLRFWFDRGVDGFRIDVADGLVKDPHLPDVDDGDETPFSDQEGLHEIYRSWRKIADSYGGERVLVGEMWLPDMSRAARYLRRDELHSAFNFDFLVCPWDATRFRDVVSRTLKAHDEVGAPAAWVLSNHDVTRHVTRYGRQGDTGFSFANRLHELPVDRELGTRRARAAALLTLALPGGLYVYQGEELGLWEVLDIPDELRQDPVFARTRGADPGRDGCRVPIPWSGSAPPFGFGSGGAWLPQPASWSAYTAEAEAADPASMLSLYRSGLRLRRDLPPGSLEWLSLGEDVLAFRLGPEFTFALNFSAAPVPLPAGEILLASGPVSTELPTDTAVWLRS from the coding sequence GTGACCGACAAGACCGGCTGGTGGCGGAGCGCGGCGATCTACCAGGTCTACATCCGCAGCTTCGCGGACGGCAACGGCGACGGCGTCGGCGACCTCGCCGGCGTCCGCGCCCGGCTGGACCACCTGGCCGACCTCGGCATCGACGCGATCTGGTTCACACCGTGGTACCCGTCGCCGATGGACGACGGCGGCTACGACGTCGCCGACTTCCGCGACATCGAGCCGCTGTTCGGCACCCTCGCCGAGGCGGAGGACCTGATCGCCGAGGCCCACACCCGGGGGATCCGGGTGATCATCGACATCGTGCCCAACCACTGCTCCGACGAGCACCGCTGGTTCCAGGCCGCGCTCGAAGCGGGCCCGGGTTCGCCGGAGCGGCAGCGGTTCTGGTTCCGGCCCGGCCGCGGCCCGGACGGCAGCGAGCCGCCGAACAACTGGAAGTCGCGCTTCGGCGGGTCCGCGTGGACGCGGGTCCCGGACGGCGAGTGGTACCTGCACCTCTACAGCTCGCGCCAGCCGGATTTCAACTGGGACAACCCGGAGATCCGCACGGAGTTCGAGGACGTGCTGCGCTTCTGGTTCGACCGCGGCGTGGACGGCTTCCGCATCGACGTCGCCGACGGCCTGGTCAAGGACCCGCACCTGCCCGACGTCGACGACGGCGACGAGACGCCGTTCTCCGACCAGGAAGGGCTGCACGAGATCTACCGGTCGTGGCGCAAGATCGCCGACAGCTACGGCGGCGAGCGCGTGCTGGTCGGCGAGATGTGGCTGCCGGACATGTCGCGGGCCGCGCGGTACCTGCGCCGCGACGAGCTGCACTCGGCGTTCAACTTCGACTTCCTGGTCTGCCCGTGGGACGCCACGCGGTTCCGCGACGTCGTCTCCCGCACGCTGAAGGCGCACGACGAGGTCGGCGCACCGGCGGCGTGGGTGCTGTCGAACCACGACGTCACCCGGCACGTCACCCGCTACGGCCGGCAGGGCGACACCGGGTTCAGCTTCGCGAACCGGCTGCACGAACTGCCGGTCGACCGCGAACTGGGCACCCGCCGCGCCCGGGCGGCGGCGCTGCTGACGCTGGCGCTGCCCGGCGGGCTGTACGTCTACCAGGGCGAGGAGCTGGGTCTCTGGGAGGTCCTGGACATCCCCGACGAGCTCCGCCAGGACCCGGTCTTCGCCCGCACCCGCGGCGCGGACCCCGGGCGCGACGGCTGCCGGGTCCCGATTCCGTGGTCCGGGTCCGCGCCACCCTTCGGGTTCGGCAGCGGCGGCGCTTGGCTGCCGCAGCCTGCTTCCTGGAGCGCGTACACGGCCGAGGCGGAGGCGGCGGACCCGGCGTCGATGCTGTCGCTGTACCGCTCGGGATTGCGGCTGCGGCGGGACCTGCCCCCGGGCTCGCTCGAGTGGCTGTCGCTCGGCGAGGACGTGCTGGCGTTCCGGCTGGGGCCGGAGTTCACGTTCGCGCTGAACTTCTCGGCGGCGCCGGTGCCGCTCCCGGCCGGCGAGATCCTGCTGGCCAGCGGCCCGGTTTCGACCGAGCTGCCGACGGACACGGCGGTCTGGTTGCGGTCCTGA
- a CDS encoding ATP-binding protein → MARDPVHHSLFTFDIEDFSARYRNDRARLAVRAAVYRLVRESFTTAEIDWDSCTYQDCGDGALIIVPPEVSTVLLLDPLLPRLLAGLIDHNLRAPPPERIRVRVAVHAGEITRDEQGMTGHELVVVCRLLDAAELRTTLAHAGTPLAVGVSDHVYETIVRHGFRGIEPSTYHPVTVQVKKTRLHGWIHVPGSRVPPSFEAHGGETPPQQLLPDLPAFVGRAMEHRLLDKLSVESRLLVLSGPPGVGKSTVAMQWCHQVVDHYPDGQLYAHLGGPAGSVTVEQVLGHFLRGLGVAAPRVPVGLAEQSALFRSLTAGRRLLLVLDDVESADQVRALLPSSAVSTTVVTSRSRLSGLVANGGRLIEIAPLPEEDGVELLARLVGDGRIERERPCAQQLASLCAGLPLALCVAGARLVSHPRWSVEKVVAELVDEGRRLAGLSLAGDLSVQVVFDMSSETLSPPAARLYRLLGLHPGPDFEIGLAAAAVAVPTAEAERLVDEIVTANLLADPAADRYRLHDLIRLHARQQALAHEPAEQRELALRRMLDWYLRTATDAGAVVTPHRTDVRRDFADVPVETVTFAGHADALEWLDRERVNLLAAARSAADNGWNTTAWQLADAMWGLFLYRTHYYDWLQFDLLAVQATVEDADREAEAGANDRLGLLFHALGRNDEALAHMATAAEIWRELGDRHRIAGSMERFGFAYLDQGRIEPALTHFEQALEGYRELRQQRSVGLALVSIGRALFTAGRPAEAEPPLAEAVAVLDGLEVPDPYNAARARIALARTEIQIGARERALERLRVAAAAMQAVNSPLGQADAEWALGELFEHAGEPRVAKGHYERTEEIYARLGNPGVDQVRERISRL, encoded by the coding sequence ATGGCCCGGGATCCCGTTCACCACTCGCTCTTCACGTTCGACATCGAAGACTTCAGCGCGCGGTACCGCAACGACCGCGCCCGGCTGGCCGTGCGCGCTGCCGTGTACCGCCTGGTTCGTGAGTCCTTCACCACCGCCGAAATCGACTGGGACTCCTGCACGTACCAGGACTGCGGCGACGGCGCCCTGATCATCGTGCCGCCCGAGGTGTCCACCGTGCTGCTGCTCGACCCGTTGCTGCCCAGGCTGCTCGCCGGCCTGATCGACCACAACCTCCGGGCACCGCCCCCCGAGCGGATCAGGGTGCGGGTCGCCGTGCACGCCGGCGAGATCACCCGTGACGAGCAGGGGATGACCGGGCACGAGCTGGTGGTGGTCTGCCGCCTGCTGGACGCGGCCGAACTCAGGACCACGCTCGCCCACGCCGGCACCCCGTTGGCGGTCGGGGTGTCCGACCACGTCTACGAAACGATCGTGCGGCACGGATTCCGCGGCATCGAGCCGTCGACCTACCACCCGGTCACCGTTCAGGTGAAGAAGACCCGGCTGCACGGGTGGATCCACGTGCCCGGCTCCCGGGTGCCGCCGTCGTTCGAAGCGCACGGCGGTGAGACGCCGCCGCAGCAGTTGCTGCCGGATCTGCCCGCGTTCGTCGGGCGCGCCATGGAGCACCGGCTGCTCGACAAACTCAGCGTCGAAAGCCGCCTCCTGGTGCTGAGCGGCCCTCCCGGCGTCGGGAAGAGCACCGTCGCGATGCAGTGGTGCCACCAGGTCGTCGACCACTACCCCGACGGCCAGCTGTACGCCCACCTCGGCGGCCCGGCCGGCTCGGTGACGGTCGAGCAGGTGCTGGGGCACTTCCTGCGCGGGCTGGGCGTCGCCGCCCCCCGCGTGCCGGTCGGCCTCGCCGAGCAGTCCGCGCTGTTCCGGTCCCTCACCGCGGGCCGGCGGCTGCTGCTGGTGCTCGACGACGTCGAGTCCGCCGACCAGGTCCGCGCCCTGCTGCCGTCGTCGGCGGTGAGCACGACCGTCGTCACCAGCCGGTCGAGGCTGAGCGGGCTGGTCGCGAACGGGGGACGGCTGATCGAGATCGCCCCGCTCCCCGAAGAAGACGGGGTGGAGCTGCTCGCGCGGCTGGTCGGCGACGGCCGGATCGAACGTGAGCGGCCGTGTGCGCAGCAGCTGGCGTCGCTGTGCGCCGGGCTCCCGCTGGCGTTGTGCGTGGCGGGCGCCCGGCTGGTGTCCCATCCTCGGTGGTCGGTGGAAAAGGTGGTCGCCGAGCTGGTCGACGAAGGGCGTCGGCTGGCCGGCTTGTCTCTTGCCGGTGATCTGTCCGTACAGGTGGTGTTCGATATGTCGTCCGAAACGCTGTCCCCTCCCGCCGCGCGGCTGTACCGGCTGCTCGGCCTCCATCCCGGCCCCGACTTCGAAATCGGTCTCGCCGCCGCCGCGGTCGCCGTGCCGACGGCCGAGGCGGAACGGCTGGTGGACGAGATCGTGACGGCGAACCTGCTGGCGGACCCCGCCGCCGACCGGTACCGGCTCCACGACCTGATCCGGCTGCACGCCCGGCAGCAGGCGCTGGCGCACGAGCCGGCGGAACAACGAGAGCTGGCCCTGCGCCGGATGCTCGACTGGTACCTGCGCACGGCCACCGACGCAGGTGCCGTCGTGACCCCGCACCGCACCGACGTGCGCCGCGATTTCGCGGACGTTCCCGTCGAAACCGTGACGTTCGCCGGCCATGCGGACGCTCTGGAATGGCTCGACCGCGAACGGGTGAACCTGCTGGCGGCCGCCCGCTCGGCGGCGGACAACGGCTGGAACACCACCGCGTGGCAGCTGGCCGACGCGATGTGGGGCCTGTTCCTGTACCGCACGCACTACTACGACTGGCTGCAGTTCGACCTGCTCGCCGTCCAGGCGACGGTGGAGGACGCCGACCGCGAGGCGGAGGCCGGCGCGAACGACCGGCTGGGCCTGCTCTTCCACGCATTGGGGCGCAACGACGAGGCGCTGGCCCACATGGCGACGGCCGCGGAGATCTGGCGGGAGCTCGGTGACCGGCACCGGATCGCGGGCTCGATGGAACGGTTCGGTTTCGCCTATCTGGACCAGGGCCGGATCGAGCCGGCCCTGACCCATTTCGAACAGGCGCTCGAGGGCTACCGGGAACTGCGGCAGCAACGCAGCGTCGGGCTCGCCTTGGTGAGCATCGGACGCGCGCTGTTCACCGCCGGCCGCCCCGCCGAGGCCGAACCACCGCTGGCCGAAGCCGTCGCGGTGCTGGACGGCCTGGAAGTACCCGATCCGTACAACGCGGCGAGAGCGCGGATCGCGCTGGCTCGCACCGAAATACAGATCGGGGCCAGGGAGCGGGCACTGGAGCGGCTGCGCGTGGCCGCGGCCGCGATGCAGGCCGTGAACTCGCCGCTGGGCCAGGCGGATGCCGAATGGGCTTTGGGTGAGCTGTTCGAACACGCCGGTGAGCCGCGGGTCGCGAAAGGCCACTACGAGCGCACCGAGGAGATCTACGCCCGGCTCGGCAACCCCGGGGTGGACCAGGTGCGGGAGCGCATCAGCCGGCTCTGA
- a CDS encoding lasso peptide biosynthesis B2 protein codes for MIKARVPASVRAVPDDAGRLVLLDSATGRWFVLNRSGAAFYEELRSAADVDKAVDALLARYPAVPADRIRRDADELVSALVARGLVELPDAEGRHAAGVLMAVPADEVPAGRRWRLTAPFAFLLALLLLRLPFRTSAAVVARLKRTKPEASAADALSALSAARRASRWYPGRVACVEISLTAVLTAAFLGLRIDWCFGFAVDPYSFHAWIEVDGEPVTHPADEPIPPTYRRVFRA; via the coding sequence GTGATCAAAGCCAGGGTGCCCGCCAGTGTGCGGGCCGTGCCGGACGACGCGGGCCGCCTCGTGCTGCTCGATTCGGCGACCGGGCGCTGGTTCGTGCTCAACCGCAGCGGAGCCGCGTTCTACGAGGAGCTGCGGAGCGCGGCCGACGTCGACAAGGCGGTCGATGCCCTCCTCGCCCGCTACCCGGCGGTGCCGGCGGACCGGATCCGCCGGGACGCCGACGAGCTGGTGTCCGCGCTGGTGGCACGCGGGCTGGTCGAACTGCCCGACGCGGAAGGCCGTCATGCCGCCGGCGTGCTGATGGCCGTGCCGGCGGACGAGGTCCCCGCGGGCCGGCGCTGGCGGCTCACCGCCCCGTTCGCGTTCCTGCTGGCGTTGCTGCTCCTGCGCCTGCCCTTCCGGACCTCGGCCGCGGTCGTTGCCAGGCTCAAGCGGACCAAACCGGAAGCGAGCGCCGCGGACGCTCTCTCCGCGCTCAGCGCCGCCCGCCGGGCGAGCCGGTGGTACCCCGGCCGGGTCGCCTGCGTGGAGATTTCGCTCACCGCGGTGCTGACGGCCGCGTTCCTCGGCCTCCGGATCGACTGGTGCTTCGGGTTCGCCGTCGACCCGTATTCGTTCCACGCCTGGATCGAGGTGGACGGCGAACCGGTGACCCATCCGGCCGACGAACCCATTCCACCGACCTACCGGCGCGTTTTCCGGGCCTGA
- a CDS encoding lasso peptide isopeptide bond-forming cyclase yields the protein MSLVGCWTRATGLAHVVSRTLSASLREAGSREGKLFLIGHSFVSDFQLAQACEAMSRTNDAGATDGWPGCYSSLLVTRSRAVLLADPVGQFPLFVAEKADAVWFGTDSSDLARLAGGPLDEISVAAIIACPESGEPVRGRSMYRGIRRVPAGHVLSIGRAGVRERPHSVLRPEPEMTMAESAERLRSALSTAVRARTLSPYRLTFDLSGGLDSTSLTMLAAGELGELDSFISVNPAAPVADDVEFASRHARSVTGIRHHLVPEGPEHLPYQVLRPTGDWPHGSSLATGALRARLARAVELGSHAHVTGEGGDVVLKAPGAYLADLARHGELPRLWSDCVAWARLRGRTPLALVGRAVTLSRSTRRRALRSLAEDVAAGRPIGAESWEADRIAYWRRPSAQWLTPAARRSLAAHIQDTADHLAEDDDLDAGDAVTQELVRQQTLTLRTGQAVGAEFGIEVHAPFMDTEVVRACLALPARRRADPRTPKPLLRAALSGLVPPAVLARTTKGDYTRDVYLGVRRAAPVLRRMLTESVAADHGILEPGPVREVLEAAIQGMPTPWGALHQVFAVEAWLREREEGVRP from the coding sequence ATGAGCCTCGTCGGTTGCTGGACCAGGGCGACCGGACTCGCTCACGTTGTCTCGCGCACGCTGTCGGCCTCCCTCCGGGAGGCCGGTTCCCGCGAGGGCAAACTGTTCCTCATCGGACACAGCTTCGTGTCGGACTTCCAGCTGGCCCAGGCTTGCGAGGCCATGTCGCGCACGAACGACGCCGGCGCGACGGACGGCTGGCCCGGCTGCTACTCCAGCCTCCTGGTCACTCGATCCAGGGCCGTCCTCCTGGCCGATCCCGTCGGCCAGTTTCCGCTCTTCGTTGCCGAGAAGGCGGACGCCGTCTGGTTCGGCACCGATTCTTCGGACCTCGCGCGGCTGGCGGGTGGGCCATTGGACGAAATTTCCGTGGCGGCGATCATCGCCTGTCCGGAATCGGGCGAACCGGTCCGCGGGCGGTCGATGTACCGCGGTATCCGCCGGGTGCCGGCCGGGCACGTTTTGTCGATCGGCCGGGCCGGCGTCCGCGAGCGTCCCCATTCCGTTCTGCGCCCCGAACCGGAAATGACGATGGCGGAATCCGCCGAACGGCTCCGATCAGCCCTCTCCACGGCGGTACGGGCCCGCACCCTGTCGCCGTATCGGTTGACGTTCGACCTCTCGGGTGGCCTGGACTCGACGTCCTTGACGATGCTGGCGGCGGGCGAGCTGGGTGAGCTCGACTCCTTCATCTCCGTCAATCCCGCCGCCCCGGTGGCCGACGACGTCGAATTCGCAAGTCGGCACGCTCGAAGTGTCACCGGCATCCGTCACCACCTTGTGCCCGAGGGGCCCGAGCACCTGCCCTACCAGGTGTTGCGTCCCACCGGCGACTGGCCGCACGGATCGTCGCTGGCGACGGGGGCGCTGAGAGCGCGATTGGCGCGCGCTGTGGAACTCGGCTCCCACGCTCATGTCACGGGAGAGGGGGGCGACGTCGTGCTGAAAGCTCCAGGCGCCTACCTCGCGGACCTCGCGCGGCACGGTGAGCTGCCCCGCCTGTGGTCCGACTGCGTGGCGTGGGCGCGGCTGCGCGGCCGGACGCCGCTCGCCCTGGTCGGCCGCGCGGTCACGCTCAGCCGGTCGACCCGGCGCCGGGCCCTGCGCTCCCTCGCGGAGGACGTGGCAGCCGGTCGCCCGATCGGTGCGGAGTCCTGGGAGGCGGACCGGATCGCCTACTGGCGGCGTCCTTCGGCGCAATGGCTCACCCCCGCCGCCAGACGGTCTCTCGCCGCGCACATCCAGGACACCGCGGACCACCTGGCCGAGGACGACGACCTCGACGCCGGCGACGCGGTCACCCAGGAGCTGGTGCGGCAGCAGACGCTGACCCTCCGCACCGGCCAGGCGGTCGGCGCCGAGTTCGGCATCGAGGTGCACGCCCCGTTCATGGACACCGAGGTGGTCCGGGCCTGCCTCGCGCTGCCCGCGCGCCGGCGCGCCGACCCGAGGACGCCCAAGCCGTTGCTCCGCGCGGCGCTGAGCGGGCTGGTACCCCCGGCGGTGCTGGCCCGCACGACCAAGGGTGACTACACGCGTGACGTGTACCTCGGTGTCCGCCGGGCGGCGCCGGTGTTGCGGCGGATGCTCACCGAATCCGTCGCTGCCGACCACGGGATCCTCGAGCCCGGGCCGGTCCGCGAAGTCCTCGAGGCCGCAATCCAGGGCATGCCCACCCCGTGGGGCGCACTCCACCAGGTGTTCGCGGTGGAGGCGTGGTTGCGGGAGCGCGAGGAGGGGGTCCGACCGTGA